A stretch of DNA from Paenibacillus sp. FSL W8-0186:
AAAACTGCCTGATGTTGCTCCTGGTGTTTCCATTTCAGGAATAAAAGCTTTGACCGTGATCGACTCGGTGTTTTTACTCAGGGCATCGATCACGAAATTGTGGTACCAGTGCCCATTTTTGTTGTTGTCGTTTGTTCCAAAGCTGGAAATTTGTTCGATCATGTTGCCTTCGTCATCTACGAACTCATAAATGATGCCCGAATGCTTGTCTTTGTCTAAGCCTTTCTCAATCAATTGAATACGGGAAGAATCTGAGGTTAGATTAAGCTTGCTCAAGGTGACGCTTAGGTTTCCGTGTTTTTTGGTCATATTTGGCTTCAAGGCCGTCGCTTTCTCTACGCTTTGCTGGATCGGCATTTCTAAGGTATACGGATTGTCTACACCTTCCAGCGTGATCTTGACGGTAAGCTTGAATTTATTTGAAAAAGCGAGCTCGTTGAGATGATCCCCCAGCCAGGATGGATCGACAATCTTAATTTCCGCTGTGTCTGGATTGGAGCCTTGCGCCCAACCGAGACTAGGTCTTTTATGCAGCTTTCCGTCGCCCATGTCATAAATATTTTTGCCATTCATGAAAATTTGAATGTCCTTAATGGCTCCTTTTGCCCATACATAATCCTCGGCCTGTTGATCAA
This window harbors:
- a CDS encoding DUF4179 domain-containing protein: MKKVYKVMTTAALASLILGGAALGTATANVSRTPLLTPTSVAAQASAQNPSVTHNGITLSVSKALYDGNYIGITVNRSGGGLTSGITKGHFDQQAEDYVWAKGAIKDIQIFMNGKNIYDMGDGKLHKRPSLGWAQGSNPDTAEIKIVDPSWLGDHLNELAFSNKFKLTVKITLEGVDNPYTLEMPIQQSVEKATALKPNMTKKHGNLSVTLSKLNLTSDSSRIQLIEKGLDKDKHSGIIYEFVDDEGNMIEQISSFGTNDNNKNGHWYHNFVIDALSKNTESITVKAFIPEMETPGATSGSFKRDENGNLVKNYIKNLEMTVKVK